tgtgttgtgtttgtCAGAAGAGAGGCGGCTTTTTCTTGGTTcctttatttttgtttctttttcttgctTTTGCAACATGTGTTTTTTGTTGAACAGTTAGTTCAGCCCTGAAATTTAGAGTAAAAAAGAGGGAGaggaaaaggaagaaaaacaatGGTGTATATTGGTCTTGGCAGCACTTACAAGTAATGATTATGGTAATGATTTATGGGTGTTTGTTTCTATCCATGATGATCCGGGTTGTCCGGTTCGGGCCAGAATGTCGAGTACTTCAACCATTCTGCTTCTTGTTGGTTCGCCATTGATGACTCCTGCAATGCCACACCATTGTGTATCTATTTGTATTACACTAATCTCTCTATGTGTGTAATCAACACATAAATTCataatcaaaatataattataggAGTATACAAACACAATCCGGCATGACCTGAAACTATATATCatctcattttatttataaatgaatAGAAATTTAAAGGGCGCGTCAGGATCTTGACTTGATAAGACTGGATACCAAACCGTAAAAACTAAAAACCCTTTTTATGAATGTGGAATTTGACCAAAATTCATTCCAAGTAGTAAGTTAGGCATTAGTAATAACTGAAAAAACTCTCTTTCTTTCCTAGGATACCAAGACCACAAAGGAAAGTTTTGGGGTGACGAACccctcttctcttttttttttttaaattctaactTATAGATATATGAATTAATATATGtgttatataggagtataactCTTCTAATTATATTCTAAAGTACATCTAATATATAGCTTTTCTTTGTCTTTATTATATTCGTTCCTACTAATTCTACTAGTGTTACAAAAAGgttataaacaaattaaagggTTTAAGTGAACAccatttaattactttttatttatgatGTAAAAAAGTATTCTTGCCTCGGCTTCCGCCCTTCATGGCTTTTGGTTTCACACTTTGTTAATTATCAGGTTTTAGCCATACATGCACATGATATGACTCAAGCAAGAGAAAGTTTTggcaaaaagaaaaaagagagaaaatcaagaaaattagGAAAAGGACTAAACCCAATACGAGATTAATTTCACCAAATTACCTCTTTATTGAAGAGGTAGATGATGTGAAGATCATCTTAAAAATCTAGattggaaagaaaaagaagataaagtgggaaaaagaaaaaagaaaaggctTCTAGTATCTCTTTTCTAGTTTTATAATCATCACATttgaataatattaaatttttttccaatggaataaaatatgtagccCTACAAATATAATTATGGAGCAGATTTTGATATCTAAGTCCACCTTTTTCTTTTAAGGAGTTCCCAAATTGACACATAGGAAGCATGCAATTTGAGAGTCAAAAAAGGTGAAAATTGTAACACTTACTTCTTTCATGTCAGTTGAGGTGCATCCCATGATGAGTTCCTCCAATCCAGATGCAGACCTTCCCCCAATTTTATGatgttgttgctgctgctgatgTTGTTGTTGCTATTCACCAAGATaatattgttatttattttctttgtcCATTCAAACACAATCATGTATATGATCATGCATTGTCTGCTAAAAGATGGGAGACTCTCAActctaattttataaataagcATGGAAGAGACTAACTAGGAATTgtgccttttttttttttacctttttatcTGACTGGAGCCATCATTGTCAGACACAGAATTGCATGGTTCATTATGCATGTTTTGATTTCAGTAActtcttttattatttcaaGAAACTATGTAGTAGCTTTCACTCTTgattttatggagtactattatcattttaatacaagaaaatatttatagataaaaggTAAGTACCTGGTAATTTTCATTGGGGAGCATGATTCTGGGGACATGAAAGGGGTGATCTTGATCGAGAATAATGGAGGTGTGGTGTAGCGGCGGAGGGGAGATGATGGTGGCGATGGAGTGCGACGGCCGGCTTATGTGAAACGCggtggcggcagcggcggcaaTCTGGTGATGGGTAGTCACGTGATGGTGCGGCTCATGGGTCACGTGATGCTGTCCCATGTCACGCTCTTCGCACGTGCCTGCTCCTTCCCTTGCAATTGAAGCCTCTCCTCCTATGCTCCCAGCCTGCTGATGCAAACGTCCCATTTTTTTATTACCTAATTAATCTATAGATTCTTAATTTTGGGTGAATTACTGCTTAAGTTTTTATCATCGGCCTGTTGTTATCAGGAAAGTTTCCATATGATTTTCATGCTTTTCGCACAAGCAATGGGAATTAATATGTTCTTTTCTTTGTATCATCAATTTTTACTATACAGACAACAATGCTGCCCCACACATAAATTTTATgtcacaaattaaataaaaacgaaaTTTGATAGATACCTCATCAAATGATTTTCTGTAAGGGAGATATCCGAAGTTATCGGCTTTGAGCTGATGAATATCAATGCCGGTATAAGTCAGGACtgaagcggcggcggcggcggcggtggctgaGAAATCATCTCTTTGAGGGATCATTTCTTTAGAAGAGGAGCAGCTCCCACTCCCACTCTCTCTCAAGACATCTCCGGCGGCGGCGCCTCCTCTCTCCGTCCAGTTGCACTGGCGCGGCTGAGTCTGATAGAAAATCTTGGAGACGACGAGCTCTccttccttctcctcctcgtgCTGCCCTAAATGATACTGATGCATCACCCAATTCGTCTTCTCCGGCTTCCGGTTTTTGCCGAAATTAGTGTACAAGACCAAGATCTTCTTGCAGCCTTTCTGCTTGCCGTTAGCCATGACCGGGCGCGTCTTGCCTGTCTTGTGCCACCGCGTCTCGCCGCCTTGCAAGTCGCATTCCATCTGGATCTTCCGACGCTTCCTCGTGCCGGTGGTGTACGCCTTCGACGGCCGGTGGAAAAAGTGCCTACTCAATCCGTCTCTTGTCACTCCTGCCAAATTTAATTAagtacaaaatattaaaatcaaagTTAGGTTTATTTAGGTGCAACAAATCACAATATATTCCTCTACAAGAAAACAAAAACCCTAAAAATTCATCTCGCTGAGGCAGTTCTGGTTTTAGTAAAACCAAACTTGTTGAATGAatccacacacacaaacacacatagaGAAAGATGAAGGTAGTTGTGACCAGGAAGTTTCTCAGGGTGAGTGTAGCAAATCCCATCTTCGCCTTCGATGGTGGGGATGAACTCATCGATCAAGGGGTGGGATTTGGAGTCCTTGCCTTCGACTTGGGCTTCGAGATGCTCGATAAGCTCCTGGTCAGTCGGGTCGAACTTCACTCCGGCGGGTAGGCCCACCCAATCCTGCAACAATCAACATATCAATACTTGCACTTAGCTCAATTTatcatcccaaaaaaaaaagaataattgtaTTTcggaatgaatgaatgaaataaattaaaaaataatagtaattccTATCTTGAAGATGAAGCGAAGAATATTATCCGTACCGGCTTGGCTTCGAGCTTGTGACCGCAGCCGGGGCACTGTTTAGATCCGCACAATTGATGCTCCTCCAGCTTTGCATCGATGAGATCAGAGCTGCTCACGGATCCCAGCTGACTATTCTTATTCATCGCTCAACCAAACAAATCCTTATCCTTTTTTGAGTATATTTTCCCACTATTCTGCCGATGACACCAACCTTAACGCCATCAAATAGTAATTGTTTTAACAAAAAAGAGGATTCAAGAATGA
This sequence is a window from Salvia splendens isolate huo1 chromosome 5, SspV2, whole genome shotgun sequence. Protein-coding genes within it:
- the LOC121803255 gene encoding NAC domain-containing protein 75-like isoform X1; its protein translation is MNKNSQLGSVSSSDLIDAKLEEHQLCGSKQCPGCGHKLEAKPDWVGLPAGVKFDPTDQELIEHLEAQVEGKDSKSHPLIDEFIPTIEGEDGICYTHPEKLPGVTRDGLSRHFFHRPSKAYTTGTRKRRKIQMECDLQGGETRWHKTGKTRPVMANGKQKGCKKILVLYTNFGKNRKPEKTNWVMHQYHLGQHEEEKEGELVVSKIFYQTQPRQCNWTERGGAAAGDVLRESGSGSCSSSKEMIPQRDDFSATAAAAAASVLTYTGIDIHQLKADNFGYLPYRKSFDEQAGSIGGEASIAREGAGTCEERDMGQHHVTHEPHHHVTTHHQIAAAAATAFHISRPSHSIATIISPPPLHHTSIILDQDHPFHVPRIMLPNENYQQQQHQQQQQHHKIGGRSASGLEELIMGCTSTDMKEESSMANQQEAEWLKYSTFWPEPDNPDHHG
- the LOC121803255 gene encoding NAC domain-containing protein 75-like isoform X2, translated to MNKNSQLGSVSSSDLIDAKLEEHQLCGSKQCPGCGHKLEAKPDWVGLPAGVKFDPTDQELIEHLEAQVEGKDSKSHPLIDEFIPTIEGEDGICYTHPEKLPGVTRDGLSRHFFHRPSKAYTTGTRKRRKIQMECDLQGGETRWHKTGKTRPVMANGKQKGCKKILVLYTNFGKNRKPEKTNWVMHQYHLGQHEEEKEGELVVSKIFYQTQPRQCNWTERGGAAAGDVLRESGSGSCSSSKEMIPQRDDFSATAAAAAASVLTYTGIDIHQLKADNFGYLPYRKSFDEAGSIGGEASIAREGAGTCEERDMGQHHVTHEPHHHVTTHHQIAAAAATAFHISRPSHSIATIISPPPLHHTSIILDQDHPFHVPRIMLPNENYQQQQHQQQQQHHKIGGRSASGLEELIMGCTSTDMKEESSMANQQEAEWLKYSTFWPEPDNPDHHG